The proteins below come from a single Anguilla rostrata isolate EN2019 chromosome 3, ASM1855537v3, whole genome shotgun sequence genomic window:
- the neurod1 gene encoding neurogenic differentiation factor 1: protein MTKSYNEESMMPESKSTNWTDECLNSQEEHDMENENGEHEEMSKDGEDEDEEALNRLEDDEEEEDEEEEEGDEQKPKRRGPKKKKMTKARLQRFKLRRMKANARERNRMHGLNDALESLRKVVPCYSKTQKLSKIETLRLAKNYIWALSEILRSGKSPDLMSFVQALCKGLSQPTTNLVAGCLQLNPRTFLPEQSQEIPSHMQTASASFTAHPYSYQTPGLPSPPYGTMDSSHIFHVKPHSYGSALEPFFESALTDCTSPSFDGPLSPPLSVNGNFSFKHEPSSEFEKNYAFTMHYPAAGLAGPQGHASLYASSAQRCEIPMENIMSYDGHSHHERVMNAQLNAIFHD from the coding sequence ATGACGAAGTCATACAACGAAGAAAGTATGATGCCAGAGTCCAAGAGCACAAACTGGACGGATGAATGTCTGAATTCCCAAGAGGAACACgacatggaaaatgaaaacgGTGAGCACGAGGAGATGAGCAAAGATGGTGAGGACGAGGATGAGGAGGCGCTCAATAGATTGGAAGATGACgaagaagaggaggacgaggaggaagaagaaggagacGAACAGAAACCGAAGCGACGTGgaccgaagaagaagaaaatgacaaagGCTCGGCTTCAAAGATTCAAACTGAGGCGCATGAAGGCTAACGCACGTGAAAGAAATCGCATGCACGGACTAAATGATGCGCTTGAGAGTTTGCGTAAAGTTGTACCCTGTTACTCTAAAACTCAGAAGCTCTCAAAAATAGAAACCCTAAGGCTGGCGAAAAACTACATATGGGCTCTTTCCGAAATCCTGAGATCGGGTAAAAGCCCGGATTTAATGTCCTTTGTGCAGGCCCTATGCAAGGGATTATCTCAGCCGACCACTAATTTGGTAGCAGGCTGCCTCCAGCTGAACCCCAGAACTTTccttccagaacagagccaggAAATACCCTCTCATATGCAAACAGCAAGTGCTTCCTTCACTGCCCACCCATATTCCTATCAAACTCCCGGTCTTCCTAGCCCTCCTTATGGTACAATGGACAGCTCCCACATATTCCACGTCAAGCCGCACTCTTACGGCAGCGCACTAGAACCGTTCTTTGAAAGCGCTCTCACAGACTGCACTAGTCCCTCATTTGACGGACCACTGAGCCCACCTTTGAGTGTGAATGGGAACTTCTCTTTTAAGCACGAGCCTTCGTCAGAATTCGAAAAGAACTATGCCTTTACCATGCACTACCCAGCAGCTGGTCTGGCGGGACCGCAGGGTCACGCCTCCCTTTACGCAAGCTCCGCGCAGCGCTGTGAGATACCGATGGAGAATATTATGTCATACGACGGACATTCTCACCACGAGAGAGTTATGAACGCTCAACTTAATGCTATATTTCATGATTAA